A region from the Gammaproteobacteria bacterium genome encodes:
- a CDS encoding cation:proton antiporter: MDFEWVAIAMGDVTWISLAFFLGFLAKLISLPPLVGFLATGFLLNYMGIASGETLHKLADLGITLLLFTVGLKLNLKVLIRPQVWAVTALHIAIIIALFGTAIFVLALMNAPLFSGLDLRLSLMLAFALSFSSTVFVVKSLEQKGEMRSLHGRIAIGILVMQDLVAVIFLAASTGKVPSPWALLLFLLIPLRPVFHHLLQKTGHGELLILYGLVLALGGSELFELGGVKDDLGALIMGVLISTHPKATEMAKSMLGFKDLFLLGFFLSIGMSGQLSLEALIIGLLLVPFVLIKSSLFYVLMTRLKLRARTSLLATLNLSNYSEFGLIIAAIGVTNGWMDAEWLVVMAIALSFSFVLAAPLNNIDDKIYSQFRTFWIRFQHKERLPDDRLLDTLGATIAIFGMGRVGSGAYDKMREHHGETVIGIDFDTELVKRHQLKGRNILHGDPSDADFWDKIEKDHSIKLVMLALPNLQANLDALDQLRIISFSGRVTAIARFPDEVDFLQKSGATAVYNIYTEAGAGFAEHVEHNAQQDQASP, from the coding sequence ATGGATTTTGAATGGGTTGCAATAGCAATGGGCGATGTCACCTGGATATCGCTGGCCTTTTTTCTGGGCTTTCTGGCAAAACTGATTAGCCTGCCACCTTTGGTGGGATTTCTGGCGACTGGTTTCCTGCTCAATTATATGGGAATTGCAAGTGGTGAGACCTTGCACAAACTCGCTGACCTGGGCATAACACTCCTGCTATTTACGGTGGGTCTAAAGCTTAATCTAAAGGTGCTGATCAGGCCTCAGGTGTGGGCCGTCACGGCACTGCATATTGCCATCATTATCGCCTTGTTTGGTACAGCCATCTTTGTCCTCGCCCTGATGAATGCACCCCTCTTCTCTGGTCTGGATCTCAGACTCTCTTTGATGCTTGCCTTTGCCCTGAGCTTCTCCAGCACGGTATTTGTCGTTAAATCACTGGAACAGAAAGGCGAGATGCGATCACTACATGGACGTATTGCAATCGGTATCCTGGTAATGCAGGATCTGGTTGCGGTTATTTTCCTGGCGGCATCCACAGGCAAGGTTCCTTCCCCCTGGGCACTGCTATTATTCTTGCTCATTCCGCTGCGCCCTGTGTTTCATCACTTATTACAAAAGACAGGGCATGGTGAACTATTGATCCTGTACGGACTGGTTCTAGCACTGGGTGGCTCTGAGCTATTTGAGTTAGGCGGGGTCAAAGATGATCTCGGTGCACTCATTATGGGGGTCTTGATATCCACTCACCCTAAGGCAACCGAGATGGCAAAATCCATGCTTGGCTTCAAGGATTTGTTCCTGCTGGGATTTTTTCTCTCCATCGGTATGTCAGGACAACTCTCACTGGAGGCGCTGATTATCGGCCTGCTACTGGTACCCTTTGTATTAATTAAATCCAGCCTGTTCTATGTGCTGATGACACGCTTGAAACTACGTGCACGCACCTCGCTTCTAGCCACCCTGAACCTCAGTAACTACAGTGAATTCGGCCTTATTATTGCCGCTATTGGTGTCACTAATGGCTGGATGGATGCTGAGTGGCTGGTAGTGATGGCTATCGCACTCTCCTTCTCCTTTGTTCTTGCTGCCCCACTCAATAATATCGACGACAAGATTTATAGTCAGTTCAGAACATTCTGGATAAGATTTCAACATAAAGAAAGACTCCCTGACGACAGGCTACTGGATACACTCGGTGCCACTATTGCTATCTTTGGCATGGGCAGAGTAGGCAGTGGTGCCTATGACAAGATGCGTGAACATCATGGCGAAACCGTCATTGGCATTGATTTTGATACCGAGTTAGTTAAAAGACATCAATTAAAGGGACGCAATATACTCCACGGTGACCCCAGTGATGCCGACTTCTGGGACAAAATAGAGAAAGACCACAGCATAAAACTTGTCATGCTGGCATTGCCCAATCTTCAGGCCAATCTGGACGCACTGGATCAACTCCGTATTATATCCTTTTCCGGGCGTGTAACGGCCATTGCACGATTCCCGGATGAGGTCGATTTTTTGCAAAAATCAGGCGCGACCGCCGTCTACAACATCTACACGGAGGCGGGTGCTGGATTTGCTGAACACGTTGAACATAACGCACAGCAAGACCAGGCAAGCCCCTAA
- a CDS encoding HEAT repeat domain-containing protein, whose product MQRVPSVLLFISADCPHCSSVLTVLGNLVKSGAMGTLEVVNIQHYPERAQEYNIRSIPWIRIGPFELTGLHSQTELEQWIKRVDDPTAMGDYFSELMTSGELSKVQQLVEDDPSNLLILIRLIADLDTPLSARIGIGVIMEDLSGSVLLMNSVDVLAEHTRHKQTQVRIDACYYLGLSKSAEARQYIEPLLKDDDAEVREVAADALREL is encoded by the coding sequence ATGCAACGAGTTCCCTCCGTACTATTATTTATCAGTGCCGACTGCCCACATTGCTCATCCGTATTAACGGTGCTCGGTAATCTGGTGAAATCAGGTGCAATGGGTACCTTGGAGGTAGTGAATATCCAGCACTATCCAGAACGTGCACAGGAATATAATATTCGATCTATTCCGTGGATCAGGATAGGCCCATTTGAGTTAACCGGTCTGCACTCACAGACTGAACTGGAGCAATGGATCAAACGGGTTGATGATCCAACAGCAATGGGTGATTATTTTTCCGAGCTGATGACCTCCGGCGAACTCAGCAAGGTTCAACAGTTGGTTGAGGATGATCCCTCAAACCTTTTAATCTTGATTCGCTTGATAGCTGATCTGGATACCCCGTTGTCCGCACGTATTGGTATTGGTGTTATTATGGAAGACCTGTCGGGTAGTGTATTATTGATGAATAGTGTTGATGTACTGGCTGAACATACAAGACATAAACAAACGCAGGTGCGTATTGATGCCTGTTATTATTTGGGGCTAAGCAAGAGTGCCGAGGCAAGACAATATATCGAGCCCTTGCTTAAGGATGATGATGCCGAGGTGAGAGAGGTTGCGGCAGATGCTCTGAGGGAGTTATAG
- the nhaA gene encoding Na+/H+ antiporter NhaA translates to MKKEYIAPWEKAFDSVLTPFEDFIHSQTTSGILLMLCAIIALFIANGPWSDGYYNLLQMPFTIGVEGFQLSKSLHHWINDGLMALFFFVIGLELKREILVGELADPKLAILPIVAAIGGMLVPVVIYMMINPEGHTFDGWGIPMATDIAFALGTLALLGKRIPKSLLTFLVALAIVDDLGAVVVIALFYTETISIPALATAIAIIGVLVALNLGGIRRPLPYMLLGTILWIAMLKSGIHATLAGIFLAFTIPMRPKYDPGRFLAHINGMVEQIKQAYQKEANIIKNDELRSRVQALGEGVQLVQAPAQILERKMHLPSAYIIIPIFSLANAGVPIDWSALGTIITHPVSVGITAGLVIGKLVGIAGFAWIAVKLGLTSLPHDLNFKHIIGAGLMGGIGFTMSIFIAELGFVQHPSDLLMAKTGILIASIIAGVSGFLWLYFTSTKAIQKEE, encoded by the coding sequence ATGAAAAAAGAATATATCGCACCCTGGGAAAAGGCATTTGATAGCGTATTAACGCCCTTTGAAGACTTCATTCACAGCCAAACCACCAGTGGTATTTTACTGATGCTGTGCGCAATAATCGCACTATTTATTGCTAACGGCCCATGGAGTGATGGCTATTACAATCTGTTGCAAATGCCATTTACTATTGGCGTAGAAGGGTTTCAATTATCCAAGTCCCTGCATCACTGGATTAATGATGGTCTCATGGCACTGTTTTTTTTCGTCATCGGACTCGAACTCAAACGCGAGATACTGGTCGGCGAACTGGCCGACCCCAAACTAGCGATACTGCCTATTGTTGCGGCCATTGGCGGCATGCTAGTTCCTGTTGTTATCTATATGATGATCAATCCCGAAGGACATACCTTTGATGGCTGGGGCATACCCATGGCAACTGATATTGCCTTTGCTCTGGGTACGTTGGCATTATTGGGCAAGCGCATACCCAAGAGCCTGTTAACCTTTCTTGTTGCACTGGCGATTGTTGACGATCTCGGTGCGGTTGTTGTTATCGCGCTATTTTATACAGAGACCATCAGCATCCCCGCACTGGCGACTGCCATCGCCATAATAGGTGTACTAGTGGCATTAAACCTGGGTGGTATTCGTCGTCCCCTACCCTATATGTTACTCGGCACCATTCTCTGGATCGCCATGTTAAAAAGTGGCATTCATGCCACACTGGCAGGCATCTTCCTTGCCTTTACAATTCCGATGCGCCCAAAATATGACCCCGGTCGTTTTCTAGCTCATATCAATGGAATGGTTGAACAAATCAAACAGGCCTACCAGAAAGAAGCTAACATTATTAAAAATGATGAACTCCGTTCCCGTGTTCAGGCCCTGGGTGAAGGTGTACAACTGGTACAAGCACCGGCTCAAATCCTGGAACGAAAGATGCACCTGCCATCCGCCTATATTATTATCCCGATCTTTTCTCTCGCCAATGCCGGTGTCCCCATCGACTGGTCAGCCCTAGGTACAATTATCACCCACCCGGTCTCGGTGGGTATCACAGCCGGTCTGGTTATCGGAAAATTGGTTGGCATTGCCGGTTTCGCCTGGATTGCGGTAAAACTGGGCTTAACCTCGCTTCCACACGATCTTAACTTCAAGCACATTATTGGTGCCGGACTGATGGGTGGTATTGGCTTTACCATGTCCATCTTTATTGCAGAACTCGGTTTTGTGCAACACCCCAGCGATCTCCTTATGGCTAAAACAGGGATTCTTATTGCCTCGATAATTGCTGGTGTCTCGGGGTTTCTCTGGTTATATTTCACCTCGACAAAAGCCATACAAAAGGAAGAATAA